AGCCAAAGGCCGCCTTTCAACCGGAAGCCATGCGGCCCCCGGTGTTATCCGGTATTAGCCCCGGTTTCCCGGAGTTATCCCGGTCTTACGGGCAGGTTACCCACGTGTTACTCACCCGTCCGCCGCTGAGCCCGAAAAGGAGCAAGCTCCCCTCGGGCTCCGCCCGACTTGCATGTATTAGGCACGCCGCCAGCGTTCGTCCTGAGCCAGGATCAAACTCTCCATCAAAAAAATTTATGCTCATCCGAAACTCAAAGGCGCTTTGTCTTGTTCAGTTTTCAAGGTTCAATCGAAACGCGACTTTTTTAATATAACACCCGGAATATTTTTTGTCAACACAAAAATTTATATTTCTTTTTCGCCCGAAATCAAAGGGGATCGAACCGGAAAAGAGCCTTCAAGTTTTTCAGAAGTTTCTCCTTTGCCATTCATCTCCGGCCCCCCATTGCTTCCGTGCGTTTCCCTTTTTCCATGAGGAAAAGAAAATACCGATAATGGGCCGCATGGTCCGGAAGCGCCGGGGCCGATTTTTGTCCGATTTCGCCGCTACAAGGGATCGTGACGGATTACAGCCGTAAAAATTTTTCCCGTTCCGCCTGATACGGCACGGTCCTGTGCCGGCGGCACAGAGTTGTTATTTCCCTTGCTTGGGAGGAACCGGAAACCGTCCGGCTCGCCCCGGACCCTTGAAAACATTCCGTCGGAAATCTCCCCCGTCCGAAAAATGTCCCGTTTCCCGTTCCCTTCCCTGTTCCATTTCAATATTCTTCAATGATTTCTTCGATAAACAGATCTTTATGGTTCTCCAGGGAAATGACCTCGTCGTTCTTCACCAGCTTTATGATCGGCCTCGTTAAATTTTTCGGATCAATAAACAGGATTTTTGCCACGTCCCCGTTGGAAAGGAGGACGTGGGAATGGATGGAATATTGGGCAATATAGGACATGAAGGATTGCAAGATGGAAAGGTCGAATTTTCCGACCATATCATACATCATCATTTCAATCGCTTTGAAGGGAGATACTTTGTCCTTGTAAGAACGGGCGCTGATCAGCGCATGGTAGACATCGGCAACGGCGATCATTTTCGCGTACGGGTGGATATTCTCCTTTTCCCCCATCGGGTAACCGCTTCCATCCAGCCTTTCATGATGCTGCAAAATCCCCATCTTCGCGCTGTTGGATAAGGAGGGCGTATCCTTCACCATCTTGTAACTGATAACCGGGTGTCTTTTTATTTCCGCGTAATCTTTTTCCGAAATCTCCTTGTTTAAGTAGATTTTCCGGTTCATTTTCGCCATGCCGGCATCGCACAGGCAGCCGGCCAATGCGATCTGATAGCAATCCCCTTTTTTCATGTTCATTTTATGGGCGATATATCCGGTAATCAGGCCGACGGAGACGCAATGGTGGTAAATGTAATCGTTGCGCTCCACAAAATTTTGCAGCATCAACAATTTATTGGGATATTTCAGGAATTTCTCCAGCAGCGGAATGAAAAATTCCCGGATGGTCTGGATGTGAACCGGCAGCCCGTTC
This region of Caldibacillus debilis DSM 16016 genomic DNA includes:
- a CDS encoding HD-GYP domain-containing protein; translated protein: MKRKVKQLREGYRILEDVYSKSNRPIVPKNTVVTRQIIDVLEAFLIEEVHVDENNKERPKKEPPAKTVSEIMKSAGPENDKTKNSAESGRKLPLSEKNGGKIIATDLFAEYLTGVQLFKKEFEKWQNGLPVHIQTIREFFIPLLEKFLKYPNKLLMLQNFVERNDYIYHHCVSVGLITGYIAHKMNMKKGDCYQIALAGCLCDAGMAKMNRKIYLNKEISEKDYAEIKRHPVISYKMVKDTPSLSNSAKMGILQHHERLDGSGYPMGEKENIHPYAKMIAVADVYHALISARSYKDKVSPFKAIEMMMYDMVGKFDLSILQSFMSYIAQYSIHSHVLLSNGDVAKILFIDPKNLTRPIIKLVKNDEVISLENHKDLFIEEIIEEY